Proteins encoded by one window of Halorussus salinus:
- a CDS encoding DUF7472 family protein — protein MVDKETRREILVGAGSVGVFIALLVGVGMTYGNGGLTQTGALAVVGVIVLFVLLMTGVGLWMSRQY, from the coding sequence ATGGTAGATAAGGAGACGCGCCGCGAGATTCTCGTCGGTGCGGGTTCCGTCGGCGTCTTCATCGCCCTCCTCGTCGGCGTGGGCATGACCTACGGCAACGGCGGACTCACGCAGACGGGCGCGTTGGCGGTCGTGGGCGTCATCGTCTTGTTCGTGCTGTTGATGACTGGTGTCGGTCTCTGGATGTCGCGGCAGTACTGA
- a CDS encoding MBL fold metallo-hydrolase has protein sequence MTRGDLREVTVGDCSDLYYVDTGMYDTDEYGAVYIYDAARPAVVDTGIGTHHEVLLDALDELDIAPEEVAVIAPTHVHLDHAGGAGYLAEACPNAEVMVHEIGAPHLVDPTRLVEGTKAAVGDQWEFYVEPKPVPEERVVELNGGDTINLGDHHLDVYHAPGHAPHQVLFHDRDDDAVFTADAAGIWVPTVEEIRQTSPPPNFDLEECLADLDTIRDLHPDALLYPHFGPREYDDEAMDEYAAVLREWVAEVEEKYEELGDAEAVEDYFAENADLVDVWGERKASEEARLNVRGVVTYLDRQKE, from the coding sequence ATGACCCGAGGAGACCTCCGGGAAGTCACGGTCGGCGACTGTTCGGACCTCTACTACGTCGATACCGGGATGTACGACACCGACGAGTACGGCGCGGTGTACATCTACGACGCCGCTCGGCCCGCCGTCGTGGACACCGGCATCGGGACCCACCACGAGGTCCTCCTCGACGCCTTGGACGAGTTGGACATCGCCCCCGAGGAGGTCGCGGTCATCGCGCCGACCCACGTCCACCTCGACCACGCGGGCGGCGCGGGCTACCTCGCGGAGGCCTGCCCCAACGCCGAGGTGATGGTCCACGAAATCGGCGCGCCGCACCTCGTGGACCCCACACGACTCGTGGAAGGGACGAAGGCCGCGGTCGGCGACCAGTGGGAGTTCTACGTCGAACCCAAGCCCGTCCCCGAGGAGCGCGTGGTCGAACTCAACGGCGGCGACACTATCAATCTGGGCGACCACCACCTCGACGTGTACCACGCGCCGGGCCACGCGCCCCACCAAGTCCTCTTTCACGACCGCGACGACGACGCGGTGTTCACCGCCGACGCGGCGGGCATCTGGGTGCCGACCGTCGAGGAGATTCGCCAGACCTCCCCGCCGCCGAACTTCGACCTCGAGGAGTGTCTGGCCGACCTCGACACGATTCGGGACCTGCACCCCGACGCCCTCCTCTATCCGCACTTCGGCCCGCGGGAGTACGACGACGAGGCGATGGACGAGTACGCCGCCGTGTTGCGCGAGTGGGTCGCGGAGGTCGAGGAGAAGTACGAGGAACTGGGTGACGCGGAAGCGGTGGAGGACTACTTCGCGGAGAACGCTGACTTGGTGGACGTGTGGGGCGAGCGGAAGGCCAGCGAGGAGGCCCGCCTGAACGTCCGGGGCGTCGTGACCTATCTCGACCGGCAGAAAGAATAG
- a CDS encoding nuclear transport factor 2 family protein — translation MTDATEPGATDLARAYYEAIDAKNFERFADLLGANVVHERPDRTFEGRETLVEFVRDGRPNKDTSHEIEAVYVKDRDAGKTGKGEAGPGEAGPKVAVRGRLRDAGGNRMFGFVDAFEFERDGGSEGERRRIARIRTYTN, via the coding sequence ATGACCGACGCGACCGAACCCGGCGCGACCGACCTCGCTCGCGCCTACTACGAGGCCATCGACGCGAAGAACTTCGAGCGGTTCGCCGACCTCCTCGGGGCGAACGTCGTCCACGAGCGCCCGGACCGGACCTTTGAGGGCCGCGAGACGCTGGTCGAGTTCGTGCGCGACGGCAGGCCGAACAAAGACACGTCACACGAAATCGAGGCGGTCTACGTCAAGGACCGCGACGCGGGGAAAACGGGTAAGGGGGAAGCGGGTCCGGGTGAAGCGGGTCCGAAGGTAGCGGTTCGCGGCCGCCTGCGCGACGCCGGCGGGAACCGGATGTTCGGGTTCGTGGACGCGTTCGAGTTCGAGCGCGACGGCGGAAGTGAGGGCGAGCGCAGGCGAATCGCTCGAATCAGAACGTACACGAACTGA
- a CDS encoding DNA primase large subunit PriL: protein MDPLHARYPFLDGARESVREADIGLVAVVTGDERHPAVERGVERVRRALVDGTVRPDPDDERRWGTRAELLSYPVARVLVSLVDAPGAVEKYASSEADTAFERFTDDFENPDDGLKSTADTAISLDALLAEFDLSGSVRETDAGDGYRVSVGRYLALSSNLDGESWSLATRQLADGAVKVSESELHDLLREAVRQRVAAGLPTEVPDEIRAGLTDEVAQLQDTFSEIDISRDIPILAPDCFPPCVSSLVERAQDGEELSDPAEFALVAFLTSANADTDELLALCGVDSDTRAKSVRYRANRVGDESGAQYAPPSCETMAAYGECPVADDEDPTTDARCDSISHPLAYYEEALDDTENV from the coding sequence ATGGACCCGCTTCACGCCCGGTATCCGTTCCTCGACGGGGCCCGCGAGAGCGTCCGCGAGGCCGACATCGGTCTCGTCGCCGTCGTGACGGGCGACGAGCGCCACCCCGCGGTCGAACGCGGCGTCGAGCGGGTGCGCCGCGCGCTCGTGGACGGGACGGTCCGGCCGGACCCCGACGACGAGCGACGCTGGGGGACGCGCGCGGAACTGCTCTCGTACCCGGTCGCGCGCGTCCTCGTGTCGCTCGTGGACGCGCCCGGCGCGGTCGAGAAGTACGCCAGTTCGGAGGCCGACACCGCCTTCGAGCGGTTCACCGACGACTTCGAGAACCCCGACGACGGTCTCAAATCCACCGCGGACACCGCCATCTCGCTCGACGCCCTCCTCGCGGAGTTCGACCTCTCCGGGTCCGTGCGGGAGACCGACGCGGGCGACGGCTACCGCGTCTCCGTCGGGCGCTATCTCGCACTCTCGTCGAATCTCGACGGCGAGTCGTGGTCGCTCGCTACCCGGCAACTCGCCGACGGTGCGGTGAAAGTTTCGGAGTCGGAACTCCACGACCTCCTCCGGGAGGCGGTCCGCCAGCGCGTCGCCGCGGGCCTGCCGACCGAGGTGCCCGACGAGATTCGCGCGGGCCTGACCGACGAGGTCGCCCAACTGCAGGACACCTTCTCGGAAATCGACATCTCGCGTGACATCCCGATTCTCGCGCCCGACTGCTTCCCGCCGTGTGTCTCCTCGCTGGTCGAGCGAGCGCAGGACGGCGAGGAGCTGAGCGACCCCGCGGAGTTTGCGCTGGTCGCGTTCCTCACGAGCGCCAACGCCGACACCGACGAACTGCTGGCGCTCTGCGGCGTCGATAGCGACACCCGCGCGAAGTCGGTTCGCTACCGGGCCAACCGGGTCGGCGACGAGTCGGGTGCCCAGTACGCGCCGCCCTCCTGCGAGACGATGGCGGCCTACGGCGAGTGCCCGGTCGCCGACGACGAAGACCCGACGACCGACGCCCGCTGTGACTCGATTTCGCATCCGTTGGCGTACTACGAGGAGGCACTCGACGACACAGAGAACGTCTGA
- the serS gene encoding serine--tRNA ligase: MLDRNYIRDNPEEVREGLRERGADDVDLDVILEKDEEWRDLKARGDDLRHERNEVSDKIGELKQAGEHEEADEAIERSQELKEEIEEVEDRAAQLEDELEDALLRVPQVPHESVPEGDDEEDNVETRREGFEDLRNLPDEVTPHYDLGEELDIIDEARAAKTTGSGYYFLKGEGSQLEHALMQFMMDVHREQGYQEIFPPIPINSESMTGTGQLPKFADDAYKLEDEDLWLCPTAEVPVTNMYRDDILLKDDLPLKHQAYTPNFRREAGEHGTETRGIVRVHQFNKVEMVNFVEPDESYDRLHELLDEAEEVLRRLDLPYRVLELCTGDLGFKAAKQIDLEVWAPGDDMDDGPDEGGRWLEVSTASNFEDFQARRAGLRYRPERHESTEYLHTLNASGLALPRVMVAVLEYYQNDDGTVTVPEALRPYMGGKEVIEGHEPVGESALGAGEKE; encoded by the coding sequence ATGCTAGACCGGAACTACATCCGCGACAATCCGGAGGAGGTCCGCGAGGGACTCCGCGAGCGCGGGGCCGACGACGTGGACCTCGACGTGATTCTGGAGAAAGACGAGGAGTGGCGCGACCTGAAAGCCCGTGGCGACGACCTACGCCACGAGCGCAACGAGGTCAGCGACAAAATCGGCGAGTTGAAGCAGGCCGGAGAACACGAGGAGGCCGACGAGGCCATCGAACGCTCGCAGGAACTCAAAGAAGAAATCGAGGAGGTCGAAGACCGCGCCGCCCAACTGGAAGACGAACTCGAAGACGCCCTGCTCCGCGTGCCCCAAGTCCCCCACGAGAGCGTCCCCGAGGGCGACGACGAGGAGGACAACGTCGAGACGCGCCGCGAAGGCTTCGAGGACCTCCGGAACCTCCCCGACGAGGTGACGCCCCACTACGACCTCGGCGAGGAGTTGGACATCATCGACGAGGCCCGCGCCGCCAAGACCACCGGGAGCGGCTACTACTTCCTCAAGGGCGAGGGGAGCCAACTCGAACACGCCCTGATGCAGTTCATGATGGACGTTCACCGCGAGCAGGGCTATCAGGAGATTTTCCCGCCCATCCCCATCAACAGCGAGTCGATGACCGGGACGGGCCAACTCCCGAAGTTCGCCGACGACGCCTACAAACTGGAGGACGAAGACCTCTGGCTCTGTCCGACCGCCGAGGTGCCGGTCACGAACATGTACCGCGACGACATCCTGCTCAAAGACGACCTCCCGCTGAAACATCAGGCCTACACCCCGAACTTCCGGCGCGAGGCGGGCGAACACGGCACCGAAACTCGTGGTATAGTTCGTGTCCATCAGTTCAACAAGGTCGAGATGGTCAACTTCGTGGAACCCGACGAGAGCTACGACCGACTCCACGAACTGCTGGACGAGGCCGAAGAAGTTCTCCGACGACTCGACCTGCCCTACCGCGTCCTCGAACTCTGTACCGGCGACCTCGGGTTCAAGGCCGCCAAGCAGATCGACCTCGAAGTGTGGGCACCCGGCGACGACATGGACGACGGTCCCGACGAGGGCGGCCGCTGGCTCGAAGTCTCGACGGCCTCGAACTTCGAGGACTTCCAAGCCCGGCGCGCTGGCCTGCGCTACCGGCCCGAGCGCCACGAATCGACCGAGTACCTGCACACGCTCAACGCCTCGGGACTGGCCCTGCCTCGCGTGATGGTCGCGGTTCTGGAGTACTACCAGAACGACGACGGCACCGTCACCGTTCCCGAAGCCCTCCGGCCCTACATGGGCGGGAAAGAGGTTATCGAAGGCCACGAACCGGTCGGCGAGAGCGCGCTCGGCGCGGGCGAGAAGGAGTAG
- a CDS encoding SWIM zinc finger family protein produces the protein MANTTASERTRASLPPVEGVTDLRSQRARMERMAVTPLGGGVYEVESQSGHTYSVDLPGGRCTCPDHNFRGVRCKHIRRVAIEVTEGRVPPPGKQAVACRNCGDELFVGETEPGPHFCPECRLEPGETVVDRETGDLLVVVRTTPRRADEVEITGHDCTVAAYATNEAYRPDDVVVEAMYPVPAGLASDEMKPHHLRRYSFPRGRLTRRREEARPAEREDQSALGDFEASV, from the coding sequence ATGGCAAACACAACAGCTTCCGAACGAACGCGCGCATCGCTCCCGCCCGTCGAGGGCGTGACCGACCTGCGGTCCCAGCGCGCCCGGATGGAGCGCATGGCGGTCACGCCGCTCGGCGGCGGCGTCTACGAAGTCGAGAGCCAGAGCGGCCACACCTACTCGGTGGACCTGCCGGGCGGGCGCTGTACCTGCCCGGACCACAACTTCCGAGGAGTTCGGTGCAAGCACATCCGGCGAGTGGCGATTGAGGTCACCGAGGGGCGCGTCCCGCCGCCCGGCAAGCAGGCCGTCGCGTGCCGGAACTGCGGCGACGAACTGTTCGTGGGCGAGACCGAACCCGGCCCGCACTTCTGTCCGGAGTGCAGGCTGGAACCGGGCGAGACCGTCGTGGACCGCGAGACCGGCGACCTGCTGGTCGTCGTCCGGACGACGCCCCGGCGGGCCGACGAGGTCGAGATTACCGGCCACGACTGCACGGTTGCGGCGTACGCGACCAACGAGGCGTATCGCCCCGACGACGTGGTGGTCGAAGCGATGTACCCGGTTCCGGCGGGCCTCGCTTCCGACGAGATGAAGCCCCACCACTTGCGGCGCTACTCGTTCCCGCGAGGCCGACTCACTCGCAGGCGCGAGGAGGCCCGCCCGGCCGAGCGCGAGGACCAGTCGGCGCTCGGCGACTTCGAGGCGAGCGTCTGA